In Sulfurimonas sp. hsl 1-7, the genomic window GGGAAAAACTCTCTTTATGCAGTTCATAATACTCTTTGATCTCTTCATCACTCGGTTCATCTATTGAAGCATAAGCAATAGCACTATAGAGTTTTTGCGATAAAAGTTTCTCTTTTACCTTCTCTTTTAGCTCAGTAGAGCTAAGCCCGTTAGACTCTCTTACAGCGTTATAAAAGTCGCTGATGCTCATGTTGTTTCTTGAAGCCATCTGCTTAATGTCATCATACACTTCTGAAGAGGATACTACGATTTTTCTCTCCTCGATTTCAGCTGCTTCAAGTTTTTGACGAATTAAAACATCCGTCGCTTTTTTTACATCAATATGAGAAGTTTGCATCTCTTTTTTAATATCTTCTAAAGTGATAGCCTCATTTTTCACAACTACTGCTACACCGTCATATACTTTCGCTTCTAAAAAACTTGTAAATAATAAAACAAATAATATTTTTCTCATACTTTTCCATATATTTAAAATTGAGAGTTATTTTACCCATTTTTAACCAACAATACCCTAAAATTCCACACTATTAAAATAAAAGGGTTTATAAATGGTTGTTACTCGTTTTGCTCCAAGTCCTACTGGATACCTGCACATTGGCGGTCTGAGAACTGCACTATTTTCTTACTTATGGGCAAGAAAAAACGGTGGAAAATTCGTTTTACGTATAGAAGATACAGATAAAGCTAGAAACTCTGAAGAGGCAACAGAAGCTATACTTAAAGCATTTAACTGGTTAGGGCTTGTTGCTGACGGAGAAGTAACATACCAAAGTAAACGTGATGATATCTATGCAAAATATATCGAGCAGTTACTTGAAGAGGGAAAAGCCTACAAGTGTTATATGACAAAAGAGGAGCTTGAAGAGCTTCGTGAAACACAAATGGCAAACAAAGAGCGTGCGAAGTATGACGGTAGATATCGTGACTTTGAGGGGACTCCTCCAGAGGGTATTGAACCTGTTATCCGTATTAAAGCACCTATAACTGGTGAGATCATAGTACGTGACGGTGTAAAAGGGGATATTACTTTTAAAGCGGAAGATATCTTAGATGACTTTATTATCGCTAGATCTGATGGAAGCCCTACATATAACTTTGTTGTGGCTGTTGATGATGCTTTAATGGGGATCAATGAAGTTATCCGCGGAGATGATCACCTCTCAAATACACCAAAGCAGATCGTAGTGTATGAAGCACTTGGATTTGATATTCCTAAGTTTTATCATGTACCTATGATCCACAATTCAGAGGGGAAAAAACTCTCTAAACGTGACGGTGCGACTGACGTTATGGCTTATAAAGAGATGGGATACACTCCCCAAGCACTGCTAAACTTTTTAGTACGTCTTGGATGGAGTCACGGTGATCAGGAGATCTTCTCAATGGAAGAGATGATGGAGCTTTTTGATCCAAAAGATATCAATAAATCAGCTTCTATTTACAATACTGAAAAACTTGACTGGCTAAACTCACACTACATTAAAAATACACCAAATGACACTCTTGTAGAGCTGTTACACGACTATGAGCTTGTACTTACATCTCACGATAAAAAAGAGATCTTACTCGATGCACTTAAAGAGCGTGCAAAAACGATTAAAGAACTAAGTGATCTGTGTAAAGAGATTATTACAACTCCTACAAGCTATGATGAAAAAGCGATGAAAAAAGCGGTAAAAGCAGATACGGCTGATATTGTTGCAAACTTCAAAGCTAAACTTGAAGCAGCTGAGGGGATCCACATGCCGACAGAGTATCATCACCTCATCGAAGCGATAGTAAATGAGATGGAGATCGGTTTTGGTAAAATCGGACAACCGTTACGTATAGCTATGCTTGGTAAAATGGGCGGACCAGGTCTTGATGTGATTATGTCAGTGATTGGGAAAGAGGAAAGTTTAAAAAGAATCGAGAGCTTTTTAGGCTCTCTTTAAAAGATAAGAGAAAACTCTCTTATCTTCTATTTTAAGGATTATTTAATGAATTTTGCACTGATGTATTAGCATCTTTAACCATATCATCTTTCATATCAGTTAATGCAGTATTTAATCCAGCTACTAAACCAACACCTACAATTACTAATAGTAATGCAACTAAAACTCCACTCATCCCTTTTTGAGACTTTAAACGCTTGAATACTTTTTTCAAACCCGTTCCTTTTTTTGTGATTATATTATGATAATATTGTGATTATTCTATCACAAAAAATTATAATACGCAAATAGAATTTACTTAGCTTAATTATTATATTTTATTATAATTTATTCGTATATTTTTTTGAAATCCATAAAGGTTGTTCAAGTTTTTGGCACTCATTAAAACAGTCATTGTCAATTTTAAGCCACTCTACTTCATCAACCGTTTTAACTTCACTACTTTGAAACTTATGCCCTGATTTCCATACCGTTACCATCTTTGATGCCTCTAAAGAGGGTTCACCTCTCACATAGATACTTTCAATATTTACTTCATACAAAGATAGATTCTCTTGTGAGCTTTCTTTTGGCTCAACAACCTCAATAATATCCTCTTGCATTGGCTCATCTTCTACAATAACAGGTTCCTCTTCTATCGGCTCTTGCTGCGTTTGAACTGTAGCTATTATCTCAGGTTCATGATTTTCTATAATCACTAACGGTTCTTTTTTCTTGACAGGAGTGGCATTCATATCTAAAAGTGTATCGTGAAGTTTCAACCCATCATTTGTAAAGTCTCTGTAATATCGTCTGTCATCTATCTCTTCATTTGCATCAACTATCTCCGGAACTAAAAAGAAAAGCAAATCATTCCCTTTTGTACCTTTAACCGTATGTGTAAAAAAGTCTCCGATTAAAGGGATATCACCGAGTAATGGTATCTTCTCCTCTTGATCAGTATCTTCACTATGTAAACGTCCACCGAGGGCGATAACCTGACCCGATCTAACTACTACATTTGTTTTGATGGTTTTACTGACAAAAGAGGGGACAGATATGCCTGCTCCAAGCTGAACATTATGGTCACTATTTGTATCAAAGGCACTGTCTTCAATATTAACATCTATATACATGAAGTTCTCTTTTTCCATAAACTTTGTTGTCAGTGTCAATGTTAAACCATACTCTTTTTCTGAAACTTGAATAGTTGGAGCATTTCCTGCATTTTGTGTCATACCCGTTGGAATATATACCTCTCCACCTACACGAAATGAAGCATTTTGTTCCTCTGTAGTGATAAGAACCGTATCATCTAAGATTTTTCCTACACCTTTTTTTTCCAAGAAATTAAGAGTCCCTGTTACCGACTTTCCTGTAGATAAAAGAGGGCCTCCTACTTCATCTAAAAGCCAACCGCTAAATGTCGCACCGTTAGCAGCTAGTGGATTTACAGCAACATTCGTATGCCCACTTGCAAATCCAAGTCCAGTTACTCCGCCGAGGTCTAGTGCCTTTTGATTATTGATCTCCACAAGATATAGCTTTGTTCTGATCATTTTATTTACTTTTTGTGTTTGTGTCAGGTCCATTGTTGTATTGAGATCCACACCTGCATTTTCAAGAAGTTTATATACTCTATTCTTATTATGGGGATCGCTAAATGTTCCTGTAATAACAGTAGAGCCGTCACCTACTTTATTTAACTGTAAACTCGGCTCTACAAAATTGATCATCTTTTGAATATAACCTAAATTTTTATTCACATATACGTGATAATTTTGCATACTGCCGTCTCTGTAAACTAACAATATAGATGTTGTTCCAGTTTTTTTACCGAATATTTTTAAATATTTATTTGTATCACCTGTTCCTTTAAGTAATGATACGTTGATCATATCTCTATTGCCCACAACAACTTTTTTAATACTCTTTTGAAGTGGGACAATATTGTACTCGTTATCAAATACTACAAGGTCATCTCCACTTAAATGTACTGTTAGTAAGAAAAATAGTAGCGTAATTATTTTTGTCATTCTTTCCCCTTATTGACATGTCACAACGACAGATAGATTTTGATCTTTATATGAATAAACATTCATCCGTGTTGATATAGTTTGATTTTTAAAATATGTTCCGTTATAGTCATATTGTGCTATAACTGCTATTTCACCAGAACGTGCTGCATCTTCGATACTGGTAAACTCTGCACCTGTTTGGTTTGGACAGAGCTGAGAAACTCTGTCAAGATAGTTTTGATAATCGACGGCATTACCACCGGAACCATTTGAAAAATCGCGTAAATCGTCACGTGTCATAGCAAATTCCGTAGTTAAATTTGCAACTAGTTTTAATTTCTGGTCTGCTTGCATCACAGCCCAATAATCAAATAAAATAGTGAATATAAAAGCCAGTGTAGGAAAAACAACAAGCAAAGTAGCCATAATCTGTGCGAAGCCCATACCGTTTCTAAATGATTTTCTATTGCTCATAGGAGATACTTACCTCTTGTGTACGCTTTACAGCTTTATGTGCTTTATACTGTACTTTTGCAACATAATCTGCCAACATCTTCTCTTTTTGTTTTAAAGTCTCTGCTGTTTGCTCTTTTGCGCATTTAACCATCCAGAGATGCCCGCTATTATTTTTGTTATATACTCTATTTTGATTAAGTGCAAGCGTTTCATAATAGAGATTTAAAAAGTTTTTAATCTTCTTTGGATCTACTTCTAAAACAATACCGTTTGCAACAACAGCTTTTCCTTCAATAGAAGAGATGATATATCCTTTAGCACGCTGCATATTATTTGCAAAAGATTTGATTTTTACGCCTAAAGCGATATAGTTTGCACTAAAACCAACCTCTCTTCCACTTTTATTACTTTTTACCGATACGATGTCTATAGTATCTCCTGCTAGAAGCGATGTATCGATGTTATGAAATACAGATAAAGGTAAAACGATCGTATCTGCATCTTTTAGCTCCGGTGTAATTTCTGCTGCTTTAAAAGTGTTATTCTCTACAACTTTTACAACTTTTTGTTCCTCTTTTGGTTGTGCCAAAGAGATTTTTTCTTTTCTTAAAGGCTCATTTGCGAAAATATCTACACGTGCATATCTGCCGATTATCTCACTTGCAGTGAGTGGCGTTGCTCCAAGGTACTCTTTTGGAAGCGTTCCTTTTTTGATCGAATGTGCATCTATGAGTTCCCCTCTTTTAATATCTTTTGCACTTAGAAACACCTCAACCATCTGTACCCTATTTGCTTGTTTTTCCAAGTCACCCTGCTTTGAGTACAGCAACAAAGCAAGTGATGTCGTAAAAAGTACTAAACCAATTAAGATCAGCACTACCATTCTCATCTGTTTATTTTTCATATTTCCCCTTTTATTAAAATCCCGGCATTAAAGCTTTGGCTGCCATCGGAAAAGCAACCATGGCAATCACCGCAGGTAGGATAAATATAAACATTACAAAAGTTATATTTATATTCATCGTAGCTGCCTTTTTCTCAATACCTAACATCTCTTCTTGTTTAATCTCAATAGCCTGATTTTCAAAAATAGTTTTTACACCTATCCCCGTCTCTTCCGAAAGCCTCATAAAACCTGCTATTGCTGCAATTGCTTCAGAACCTGTTCTTGTAGCAAGATTGTTACAGGCAACTTCATTGCCGTAAGTGATAAACTCATACTTAAAGATCTTCGACTCTTCTATAAGATCTTTTCCCAATACATCTTTTGCGTCATTTGTCACCTTGTCTATGGCATTGTTAAGTCCGCCGCCGCCCTCTAAAATAATAATCAGAAGGTCAATAAACACCGCCAAATCTTTTTCTATTCTTTTTATTCTCGCCTTACTCTGCTCGTCAAGATATAAAAACGGAGCAACGGTCATGATCCCTATACCGATAATTACAAATAAAATATTAAATATTTGACTCAGATGAAGTATAAAAACCAAAGAGATGATCGAAGCACCTGCCAATAATGATGCAAGGATGATCTCATTAAATTGTTTTTGTGTTAAACCTGCACGCTTGAGTTTGAGTTTAAACTCCTCTATCTTTTTATGTTCAGATTTTTGTATAAGGGAAATACCGTCATCAAAATTAAAAATATAATGAATCAGTTTATGATGTTTATATTTTATAAATAGCAGCCAAAAAATTCCGAAACTTATTGTCACAAAAGATAAAAAAAGTAATACCCAGCCAAATGTCGCTATCATTTATCTACCTTTGTAATGAGTTTATTTACAAGCATTCCTAAAAAGATCCACAACATAATCCCTAAAAGCTCAAATCTTCCATACTCCGATTCCATGAAATATTTGTGAATTTTTCCATCAAAGTTTCCGTTTAACATAAAGTATAAAAGGATCGCGATACCGACAACTACATACGATCCGAAACTCCCTTCCCTTGTTAAAACATCTACTTTATCCTGCATCTTTTTTCTATAACTTATCGTTTGTTCAACTTTTGCCAAAGTGTTTGAAAACTGCCCGCCGCTTTCGCGACCGATTTTAATGGCAAGTGCAAAGATACGCAGCTCTTTTGAATCAATATACTTATACATATTTTCAAATGCCTGCATCTCCCCTACCGTGTTTTTTTCTTTGAAAAAATCTCTAAATACCTCTTTTAAAAGTTTTGAACTAGAGACTGTTATAGATTTTGATAGTGCTTGTTCAAACCCTATCCCGTTTTTCATCATCTTTACAAGAACGGATATAGCAATTGCAAGTGAGCGGTTAAACTCTTTACGTCTTAATGTAATTAACATCTTTATAAACATATATGCCAACAATAAACCAAACGGTGTACCGATTATAAATCCTGACCAATGTTTTAAAAAAAGTGAAAATCCAAGGCCGATCAAAAAAACGAACATAACAATCAATGCAAAAAACAAAAATATGTGAATTTTAATCCCAGCATGGAGTAAAACAGCTTGTGTTCTGGCTATAAAAGACTGCTTATCAGCCTTTTCCTGTATTTTTTGCAATAAGTTTTCAATCTCACTCTCTTTTGCAAAAACTATGTTTTTTACATGTTTAAGATGGATTGCTCTTTCATATTGTGAATAAACAATATACAGTACCATCGTAGCACTGACACTCATGATAAGAAGATATACTATTTCTAAACTACTCATCACTGTAAGTTTGGCCATCTTTCTAAAATATTTTTACCGCTACCGAGTGATGCTTGTAGAATTTCAGACATATAGTTACTTTTCCATCCGCACATTCTGCTTGGATGAAAATCTTTCAGCTCTTTAATGATCATCTCTTTTGTTACAACAAAATCATTGTCAAAGATACGGTTTTCAAGTACTACTCCATGTTGCAGCATCTTGTTTACAGCTCTTGTTGAAGCAGAAACGACTTTAAAATTTCCCGAAGAATCCATCGGATTGTCGTTATTAAGCACGCGTGAAAATTCAAATACATCAAGCATTGACACAACACCGTTATCTTCAACCCTTTTTTCAGGTTCAGAAATTTTTACTATTCGTCTTCTTCCGTCGGGAAAACGAACAATCTGTACAATCAGATCAACTGCTGAGATGATTTGTGAGCGCACAAAGTTCATGTTTGCCGTAGGGCGTGCTTCAAGAAACATATTTTCTATTCTTACAATTGCTTCTTTCGTATCATCTGCATGGATCGTAGTCATTGAACCCGGATGTCCCGTATTCATTGCATTAAGCATGGTCACAATCTCCGGACCGCGACACTCCCCAACAACTATCCTTCTTGGACTTGAACGAAGTGCTGTACGTAAAAGTGTCTCTATTGTAACAGCACCGGCACCCTCTTCATTTTCAGGACGCGCTTCAAATGATCTAATCGCATGACAAGGCATCTGCGGTTTCATCTCTTTCGTATCTTCAATAGTTAAAAGCTGATCTTTCTCATCAATAAAACGGGTAATCGCATTTAAAAAAGTAGTCTTTCCGCTCGATGTACCTCCGGAAACGACAATATTTAGTTTCCCCTTGATCGCTTTGATCAAAAAATATGCCATTTTAAGATCAATCATATTCGTATCGATTAGACTTTCAAATAAAAGAGGTATCTCACGGAACTTTCTTACCGTCACATATGAACCTGGTTTACCGTCTTTATCAAGGTTTGCGGCAATTGGAGGGATCTGAATCTCTATACGTGAACCGTCATTGAGTTTTGCCGAAGCAATTGGAGAAGATTCATCAACTTTTCTGTTTGATTCATTCAACATTCTTGAGATAATTTTTCTCAAATCCTCTTCACTTCTAAAACGAAACGGTGTTGTAAGCGTTTGTCCTTCATAGATCACATCGATATAATCTTTTGTATTTACGATGATATCATTTAAGCCGCTTCCTGCAAGACGTATAATTGTTGTTAGCGGTCCGTAATATAAAAGATTATCGATCAAAAAGTCGGCAATCTCACTTTTAAGCGCTGTTTTTGGAATATTAAAATCACTAATATGCTTGAGAACCACCTCGCGCACCATCTTTTCAGTCAATTCAGCCTGAATATTTAACTTATCTATAAACTTGTCATATATTTGACATGCCAGTTCATAATAGTTTTCATCTCTATATAAAAGGGGGAAACAAAAAGTTGTACAATTCACATCATCACTTGCAACTGTTTCAACACTGTTTTTTGTTGATTCCACTTCACTCTCTAAAGTATTGGCAAACCCTTTAATTTTCTCCTTTAAAGCCACTTTTTAACCTTTGCAAAAAATGACGTATTACATAACTGTTCACGTGTTATGGCATTTTCATCCACAATAAAAAACTTTTTGATCATTTCTCGCAATCCATCCATAAAAGGAGCATCAGGATACAATTCACATACAAGTTTTGCTTCATTCCAACACTCTCGTAAATGCAATGCATCGTTTGGAAGAGAATGATCGATTTCAAAGTTGTGTTTTAAACCTTTTGAGAGGATCTTCTTTGCTTCCTCATGTGTTACACTTCCATAGGCATCAGCACGATTAGCGATAATGTGGGTTTTGTTATACCAACCACTCTTATCGATAATATCTATATAGGTTTTTAAAATTGACATTGAAGGGATATTGAACTCTGTAACTACAAAAATATCGTCAGCCATCTCCTGAATATCAACTTCTAAATCTTTATCTTTAAATGTACCGATATCTATAAGTATAAAATCAAAACGCTCTTTAATTTTCATGATAAAATTTAAGAAAACCTGTATATTCTCTGCTCTTGAGAACTCCTCTTTATCGGTATGTTTTTGGATCCCCGGAACAAAAAAAAGATTATTGCTCAACTTTATTAGACCGTTATGAAAGAGTTCATCGAGTTCTAAACTTTGCACACCTGCAATATCTACAATTGTTTTGGTTGGTTGAATCACGTCAAAAAAGAGGTTTGAAACCGCTTTTGTATCGGTAAAATCTAAGAAAAGCACATTTTTCTGTGGATACTCATCTGCTATAGTTTTTGCAAGGTTCATAGTGATTGTAGTTGTCCCTACACCACCGTTAATCCCCGTAAATACTGAAACATTACTGTTCCCTTTTCTCTGCTTTATAATGTTTTGAGAGTTCGTAATATAACTAATGAGTTCATCCGTATCTATTTTTTCATAGTTCAAATAAACATCAACACCCAATTTCCCGGCTAAAAGTGAAAAAGCAACATCATCTTTTCCCATAAGAATAATATAAATGTTGTTTGAAAAGCTGATCTGCTCAAGTGCTTCTATCTCTTCTAAAGTATCTACTTTATATAAAAGCACAAGATCACGGTTTTTATTTGCAGCATAGTAGCTGATAAACTCTTTGATGTTTAAAAAGTTTTCTATATCCGTAAACTCGTCATAAAGGTCAAATCTATTCTCTTCATAATTTTGTGAAACATATGCTATAACCATTATTAGTTGCCTCTTTGAATATTCATTAATTTATAGGTTGATGTTGTACCTGCTGCTTCGGGTTCAAAACCGTTTTGAATCTCTTTAAGATGTAAGATCAAGCCTTTATGCACTTTACTTTGAAATTCATCAACCTTCCAATTCTCTGCATTGATAACGGCATCAAGTTGCTCATCATACGTTACTCCCCCCTCTGTTGTACCAAGGGTAGGAATCATAAATGAAAACATATCAAAAAGCCATGATGTTGATGTTTCATTTTTATTTCTCATACACCAATCCAGCCAATCTTCGTTTGATACGTTTGCCGTACCTGTTGTTTTAGTAACGCCCCATGTAGTTTTCGTTGTTGTTGTAATATTCAATTCTGAATAGTCTGTATAAGAGGTACCGAGATCAAATTCGGTATTTGTATATATATTTTTATAATATGTATTTTTGTTATACATAGGTGGAAATGGCCATATCAATTTTTTCACCGTACAAGCTTCCACTTCTGTACCATATACACTCTCAAGACCAAGCAGTGTAAAATATTTAAAATCAGTTACTGTGCTGCCGTCAGTTTCTAAGAAAGTAAGTGCCATAGGATTTGTAAAGTTAAAATCCAACATCACAACCTGTGTAAGTTCTTTTGCAGTTGAACCGAAGAAAAACTTCATCATCGAATCAAACATAAAACTCATAGGCTTAAACATCTCAGTTAAAAAGCTTGTACCGGTATTTGGATCAAGTTTTTCTGTAATATAGTTAACTCCGTCTAATTTTCCTGCCAATGTTAAAAGAGTAGACTCTGTGTCTTCTGCAACTATTGCCGGTACTATTTTCAAATCCGGTGCATTTGTAATAAAAGGGATGAAACTTGAAAGACCAAAGAAACTCACCCCTTTACAAGTAGAACTTCCAGAAGTGAATGTAAAAAAGAAAACGTTACACGTCTCCTCTTGAGCAGAATCCTCTTGAATAGTATAATCCACCAAAGAGACTCTTTTCGTATTATCTGACGTATTTACCTCATTTGTATAAATTGTACTGTTTTTTGGAATGAAATAATCTTTCTGTAAACCAAAAGTAATATTGGCTATATATCTATTTCTAATTTCAGGAGAATCGATTAAACTTAAACTCTCTGCTGTCAAAGAGGCAAAAAAATTCACAAACATCTTAGTCATAAAACCAAAAAAAGTCTTTGGTTTTTCAGAAAGATGGTCATTAGCTACCGTTTCCTGATAATACATACCATCTCTATAAACATCTATCGGATAAAAGGCATCATCTGCCGTTGTATTGTACTCTTTTGCCGAATTAAAAGGGATTCTGTATTCACCTGTAGGTAAATCATTACCGTTAGCATCTTTTTGCAAATCTAAATTATCAAGTGTGTTTTGGTTCAACAAAAATGGTTTCTGTCCTGAACATCCAGCCGTATCTAAAGCACCATCTTTACAAGCAAAAGAACTTTCTACATTAATTTGAACAGTTCCCGATGTTGAAATAAGCTCAAAGTTTTCCTGTGCTGTCCCTGAACCGTTTAGTGAAAATTTTTTCCAATAAT contains:
- a CDS encoding flagella basal body P-ring formation protein FlgA, coding for MKNKQMRMVVLILIGLVLFTTSLALLLYSKQGDLEKQANRVQMVEVFLSAKDIKRGELIDAHSIKKGTLPKEYLGATPLTASEIIGRYARVDIFANEPLRKEKISLAQPKEEQKVVKVVENNTFKAAEITPELKDADTIVLPLSVFHNIDTSLLAGDTIDIVSVKSNKSGREVGFSANYIALGVKIKSFANNMQRAKGYIISSIEGKAVVANGIVLEVDPKKIKNFLNLYYETLALNQNRVYNKNNSGHLWMVKCAKEQTAETLKQKEKMLADYVAKVQYKAHKAVKRTQEVSISYEQ
- a CDS encoding CpaF family protein encodes the protein MALKEKIKGFANTLESEVESTKNSVETVASDDVNCTTFCFPLLYRDENYYELACQIYDKFIDKLNIQAELTEKMVREVVLKHISDFNIPKTALKSEIADFLIDNLLYYGPLTTIIRLAGSGLNDIIVNTKDYIDVIYEGQTLTTPFRFRSEEDLRKIISRMLNESNRKVDESSPIASAKLNDGSRIEIQIPPIAANLDKDGKPGSYVTVRKFREIPLLFESLIDTNMIDLKMAYFLIKAIKGKLNIVVSGGTSSGKTTFLNAITRFIDEKDQLLTIEDTKEMKPQMPCHAIRSFEARPENEEGAGAVTIETLLRTALRSSPRRIVVGECRGPEIVTMLNAMNTGHPGSMTTIHADDTKEAIVRIENMFLEARPTANMNFVRSQIISAVDLIVQIVRFPDGRRRIVKISEPEKRVEDNGVVSMLDVFEFSRVLNNDNPMDSSGNFKVVSASTRAVNKMLQHGVVLENRIFDNDFVVTKEMIIKELKDFHPSRMCGWKSNYMSEILQASLGSGKNILERWPNLQ
- a CDS encoding type II secretion system F family protein encodes the protein MIATFGWVLLFLSFVTISFGIFWLLFIKYKHHKLIHYIFNFDDGISLIQKSEHKKIEEFKLKLKRAGLTQKQFNEIILASLLAGASIISLVFILHLSQIFNILFVIIGIGIMTVAPFLYLDEQSKARIKRIEKDLAVFIDLLIIILEGGGGLNNAIDKVTNDAKDVLGKDLIEESKIFKYEFITYGNEVACNNLATRTGSEAIAAIAGFMRLSEETGIGVKTIFENQAIEIKQEEMLGIEKKAATMNINITFVMFIFILPAVIAMVAFPMAAKALMPGF
- a CDS encoding AAA family ATPase, with translation MVIAYVSQNYEENRFDLYDEFTDIENFLNIKEFISYYAANKNRDLVLLYKVDTLEEIEALEQISFSNNIYIILMGKDDVAFSLLAGKLGVDVYLNYEKIDTDELISYITNSQNIIKQRKGNSNVSVFTGINGGVGTTTITMNLAKTIADEYPQKNVLFLDFTDTKAVSNLFFDVIQPTKTIVDIAGVQSLELDELFHNGLIKLSNNLFFVPGIQKHTDKEEFSRAENIQVFLNFIMKIKERFDFILIDIGTFKDKDLEVDIQEMADDIFVVTEFNIPSMSILKTYIDIIDKSGWYNKTHIIANRADAYGSVTHEEAKKILSKGLKHNFEIDHSLPNDALHLRECWNEAKLVCELYPDAPFMDGLREMIKKFFIVDENAITREQLCNTSFFAKVKKWL
- the gltX gene encoding glutamate--tRNA ligase → MVVTRFAPSPTGYLHIGGLRTALFSYLWARKNGGKFVLRIEDTDKARNSEEATEAILKAFNWLGLVADGEVTYQSKRDDIYAKYIEQLLEEGKAYKCYMTKEELEELRETQMANKERAKYDGRYRDFEGTPPEGIEPVIRIKAPITGEIIVRDGVKGDITFKAEDILDDFIIARSDGSPTYNFVVAVDDALMGINEVIRGDDHLSNTPKQIVVYEALGFDIPKFYHVPMIHNSEGKKLSKRDGATDVMAYKEMGYTPQALLNFLVRLGWSHGDQEIFSMEEMMELFDPKDINKSASIYNTEKLDWLNSHYIKNTPNDTLVELLHDYELVLTSHDKKEILLDALKERAKTIKELSDLCKEIITTPTSYDEKAMKKAVKADTADIVANFKAKLEAAEGIHMPTEYHHLIEAIVNEMEIGFGKIGQPLRIAMLGKMGGPGLDVIMSVIGKEESLKRIESFLGSL
- a CDS encoding type II secretion system F family protein, which encodes MSSLEIVYLLIMSVSATMVLYIVYSQYERAIHLKHVKNIVFAKESEIENLLQKIQEKADKQSFIARTQAVLLHAGIKIHIFLFFALIVMFVFLIGLGFSLFLKHWSGFIIGTPFGLLLAYMFIKMLITLRRKEFNRSLAIAISVLVKMMKNGIGFEQALSKSITVSSSKLLKEVFRDFFKEKNTVGEMQAFENMYKYIDSKELRIFALAIKIGRESGGQFSNTLAKVEQTISYRKKMQDKVDVLTREGSFGSYVVVGIAILLYFMLNGNFDGKIHKYFMESEYGRFELLGIMLWIFLGMLVNKLITKVDK
- a CDS encoding type II and III secretion system protein — its product is MTKIITLLFFLLTVHLSGDDLVVFDNEYNIVPLQKSIKKVVVGNRDMINVSLLKGTGDTNKYLKIFGKKTGTTSILLVYRDGSMQNYHVYVNKNLGYIQKMINFVEPSLQLNKVGDGSTVITGTFSDPHNKNRVYKLLENAGVDLNTTMDLTQTQKVNKMIRTKLYLVEINNQKALDLGGVTGLGFASGHTNVAVNPLAANGATFSGWLLDEVGGPLLSTGKSVTGTLNFLEKKGVGKILDDTVLITTEEQNASFRVGGEVYIPTGMTQNAGNAPTIQVSEKEYGLTLTLTTKFMEKENFMYIDVNIEDSAFDTNSDHNVQLGAGISVPSFVSKTIKTNVVVRSGQVIALGGRLHSEDTDQEEKIPLLGDIPLIGDFFTHTVKGTKGNDLLFFLVPEIVDANEEIDDRRYYRDFTNDGLKLHDTLLDMNATPVKKKEPLVIIENHEPEIIATVQTQQEPIEEEPVIVEDEPMQEDIIEVVEPKESSQENLSLYEVNIESIYVRGEPSLEASKMVTVWKSGHKFQSSEVKTVDEVEWLKIDNDCFNECQKLEQPLWISKKYTNKL
- a CDS encoding peptidylprolyl isomerase, with protein sequence MRKILFVLLFTSFLEAKVYDGVAVVVKNEAITLEDIKKEMQTSHIDVKKATDVLIRQKLEAAEIEERKIVVSSSEVYDDIKQMASRNNMSISDFYNAVRESNGLSSTELKEKVKEKLLSQKLYSAIAYASIDEPSDEEIKEYYELHKESFSHPASFTVVIYDAKSKELLQEKVDNPMFYSPEIATNEQVLPFERISPELSSLLSRTPLHTFTPVVPNGKGGYMSFYIKSVASAKESGIDSVKNQIVNAIMADKREVVLNDYFARLRDNADINIIRMPE